A single window of Chitinophaga sp. XS-30 DNA harbors:
- a CDS encoding site-2 protease family protein, which translates to MKNSLYIGRIAGIQVFIHWTFPIIIFWIIFANLRQGLNSMQITWSVIFVLSLFVCVVLHELGHALAARRFQIQTKDITLLPIGGVARLEKMPEKPMQELIVALAGPAVNLVIVIVLFAIMQLTKLPTDFSVIAHVGPDNFLLSLAIVNLWLAIFNLIPAFPMDGGRVLRALLAIRLSRAVATNIAARIGQALAIGFVFVGFFYNPFLIFIGLFIFLGAMAESEQVQTQTVLKGHTVAEVTMKEIPLLQRQDTIAKAVELLLNGQARNFLVMDGDQPFGTLDRDGIIRALQQHSGNAAVDVATKRDPGFIEAGEPVENALQMMQQHKHTMLIVTKNKQLLGILDMENILEYIMVMNASAASPGRSA; encoded by the coding sequence ATGAAAAATTCCCTTTACATAGGCAGGATTGCAGGCATACAGGTTTTTATACACTGGACGTTCCCGATCATTATATTCTGGATCATCTTCGCCAACCTTCGGCAGGGGCTGAACAGCATGCAGATCACCTGGTCTGTGATCTTTGTGCTGAGCTTATTCGTCTGCGTTGTATTACATGAATTGGGTCATGCGCTCGCGGCCCGCCGGTTCCAGATCCAGACAAAAGATATTACCCTGCTGCCCATCGGCGGTGTGGCGCGGCTGGAGAAAATGCCGGAAAAGCCCATGCAGGAGCTGATCGTGGCGCTGGCGGGACCGGCCGTGAACCTGGTGATCGTTATTGTGCTGTTCGCGATCATGCAGCTCACAAAACTGCCCACGGACTTTTCCGTCATTGCGCACGTTGGTCCGGATAATTTCCTGCTGAGCCTTGCCATTGTCAATTTGTGGCTGGCGATCTTCAATCTTATTCCCGCTTTCCCGATGGACGGCGGCAGAGTGCTGCGCGCGTTGTTAGCCATCCGCCTGAGCAGAGCGGTGGCCACGAATATTGCCGCCAGGATCGGCCAGGCGCTGGCCATCGGGTTTGTATTTGTCGGCTTTTTCTATAACCCGTTCCTCATTTTTATCGGTCTGTTTATTTTCCTTGGCGCGATGGCGGAATCGGAGCAGGTACAAACGCAGACTGTGCTGAAAGGTCATACCGTAGCGGAAGTTACCATGAAAGAAATACCCCTGCTGCAAAGACAGGATACCATTGCCAAAGCGGTGGAGCTGTTGCTGAACGGCCAGGCCAGGAACTTTCTCGTGATGGATGGGGACCAGCCCTTTGGAACGCTGGACCGGGACGGGATCATCAGGGCTTTGCAGCAACATTCCGGAAATGCGGCTGTGGATGTGGCCACAAAAAGGGACCCCGGGTTCATCGAGGCCGGCGAGCCCGTGGAAAATGCGCTGCAGATGATGCAACAGCATAAACATACCATGCTGATCGTAACAAAGAACAAACAACTGCTCGGGATACTGGATATGGAGAATATACTTGAATATATTATGGTAATGAATGCATCCGCGGCTTCACCCGGCCGGTCTGCGTGA
- a CDS encoding abortive infection protein — MNRREIIRQLSLALTAVSLPMRNIARPFIRSGGMTYKGINYDTGTHFDPSRLSVEWNSSAMQRDVNVIRDELHCNTISLFGAEIARLTEAAAFAAEKGMHVWIQPRLFHAKQADVLQHLAATARAAEQLRERYPSIILNTGCEASLFTSGIIPGNSLESRIARLSSNWQEIPVYNKNLNTFLEQAAATARTHFTGTITYSAGLWEEVNWEKFDIIGLDHYMDASNEQSYASSLRAFKRYGKPVVVTEFGCCCYEGADKAGAGGHDIIDWKISGPVIKPGYVRNEQVQADYIAQLLEIFSEEQVAGAFVYVFSNPSQPHTADPVSDLDMAGYSLVRTIAATGGKPERWERKAAFETVAGFYDRH; from the coding sequence GTGAACAGACGTGAGATCATTCGCCAATTAAGTCTTGCCCTGACGGCAGTCAGCCTTCCGATGCGGAATATCGCCCGTCCCTTCATCCGCTCAGGGGGCATGACATACAAAGGCATCAATTATGATACCGGTACACACTTCGATCCTTCCCGGCTTTCCGTAGAATGGAACAGCAGTGCCATGCAGCGGGACGTTAACGTCATCCGGGATGAGCTTCATTGCAATACGATCAGCCTTTTCGGCGCGGAGATAGCAAGATTGACCGAAGCGGCCGCTTTCGCCGCTGAAAAGGGCATGCATGTGTGGATACAGCCGCGGCTCTTCCATGCAAAGCAGGCCGATGTGCTGCAACATCTTGCCGCCACCGCCAGGGCAGCCGAACAGCTCAGGGAACGTTATCCGTCTATCATACTGAATACCGGCTGCGAAGCCAGCCTTTTTACGTCAGGGATCATTCCGGGGAACAGCCTGGAAAGCAGAATAGCCAGGCTCAGCAGCAACTGGCAGGAGATACCGGTTTACAATAAAAATCTGAACACCTTCCTGGAACAGGCCGCCGCCACCGCAAGAACACATTTTACCGGAACCATCACCTATTCCGCCGGCCTCTGGGAAGAAGTGAACTGGGAAAAGTTCGATATCATCGGGCTGGACCATTATATGGATGCATCCAATGAGCAAAGTTATGCCAGCAGCCTCCGCGCTTTTAAACGATACGGCAAACCGGTAGTGGTCACTGAATTTGGTTGTTGCTGTTATGAAGGGGCCGATAAAGCCGGTGCCGGCGGCCATGATATTATCGACTGGAAGATCAGCGGGCCGGTGATCAAACCCGGATATGTGCGGAATGAGCAGGTACAGGCGGATTATATTGCGCAGCTGCTGGAAATATTTTCGGAGGAACAGGTAGCGGGGGCATTTGTGTACGTTTTCAGCAACCCCTCACAGCCGCATACTGCTGATCCGGTATCTGATCTGGACATGGCCGGTTATAGCCTTGTCCGCACCATAGCCGCGACCGGCGGCAAGCCGGAACGCTGGGAACGGAAAGCAGCTTTTGAAACAGTAGCCGGATTTTATGACCGGCATTAA
- the ppsA gene encoding phosphoenolpyruvate synthase, which produces MNTYILPFNSIGLAHLPEVGGKNASLGEMFNNLHPLGIEVPDGFAVTVAGYRAFLAHNGLTDKLRILLDTVDSGSLSNLPEVAGRCRTLVSEAVLPDEVKTAIITAYRELSGGGTGLPVAVRSSATAEDLPTASFAGQHDSFLNVHGEDNLLTAVHKCYVSLFNDRAVKYRIDNGFDHMTTGLSVGIQHMVRADEGCAGVIFTIDPESGFQNAIYITGAWGLGENVVQGAVSPDEYWVFKPSLEQGKNAIISRKKGAKEHAMVYDNEGGAERPVKNVETPLQQRNAWILSDSEILQLAGWSLEIEKHYRQAMDIEWGKDGITGKIYILQARPETVHSQRKHGEVLTYTLKEKGKVICKGKAVGKKIISGRACIIHSLSEAHKLQQGDILVADITNPDWNSLLRKAVSIVTNKGGRTSHASIVARELGIAAIVGTGDATRVIQDGQIITVANIEGDEGQVLEGNVPFEVATTDLSKVPEVKTTPMFILADPDRAFELSHYPVGGVGLLRMEFIINNSILIHPMALVQFDQLPESPVKNVIAQMTAGYASKTGYFVNQLAESIAKCAAAFYPREVILRMSDFKTNEYASLIGGQFFEPKEENPMIGFRGASRYYDPRYAPGFGLECDAVLKVRNEMGLTNIKVMIPFCRTVNEARKVLQTMESFGLKRGEQGLEVYMMVEIPGNVILADQFAELFDGFSIGSNDLTQLTLGLDRDSDIVSHLFDENDEAVTTMIAQAIAAAKRAGIKIGLCGQAPSDFPEFSRFLVEQGIDSISFTPDALIKGIENISQAELVPATGELVHKL; this is translated from the coding sequence ATGAATACATACATCCTTCCTTTTAACAGTATCGGTCTGGCTCATTTACCCGAGGTAGGCGGAAAGAATGCCTCACTGGGCGAAATGTTCAACAACCTGCACCCCCTGGGCATTGAAGTGCCGGACGGTTTTGCGGTGACCGTAGCGGGCTACCGGGCTTTTCTGGCGCACAACGGGCTGACGGACAAGCTTCGCATTTTGCTGGATACGGTGGATAGCGGATCGCTTTCCAATCTCCCGGAAGTAGCCGGGCGCTGCAGGACATTGGTTTCCGAAGCGGTACTGCCGGATGAAGTGAAAACAGCCATCATCACCGCATACCGGGAGTTATCCGGCGGCGGGACAGGACTGCCGGTGGCCGTACGGAGCAGCGCCACCGCGGAAGACTTGCCCACAGCAAGTTTTGCCGGCCAGCATGATTCCTTTCTCAATGTTCATGGAGAAGATAATCTGCTGACTGCCGTACATAAATGTTATGTTTCCCTGTTCAACGACAGGGCTGTTAAATACCGTATCGACAATGGATTTGACCATATGACAACGGGTTTGTCCGTCGGCATCCAGCACATGGTGCGCGCGGATGAAGGCTGTGCAGGCGTGATCTTCACTATCGATCCGGAAAGCGGTTTTCAGAACGCCATTTACATCACCGGGGCCTGGGGGCTGGGTGAGAATGTTGTACAGGGGGCTGTTAGTCCTGATGAGTACTGGGTGTTCAAGCCTTCGCTGGAGCAGGGGAAAAATGCCATCATCAGCCGTAAGAAGGGCGCGAAAGAACATGCGATGGTGTATGATAACGAAGGAGGAGCGGAGCGGCCGGTAAAAAATGTTGAAACCCCATTGCAGCAACGCAATGCGTGGATACTGTCCGACAGCGAGATTTTGCAACTGGCCGGATGGAGCCTTGAGATCGAAAAGCACTACAGGCAGGCCATGGACATTGAATGGGGAAAAGATGGTATTACCGGCAAGATATACATCCTGCAGGCGAGGCCGGAGACCGTTCATTCTCAACGGAAGCACGGAGAAGTATTGACCTATACGCTGAAGGAAAAAGGAAAAGTGATCTGCAAGGGGAAAGCGGTCGGTAAAAAGATCATCAGCGGCCGCGCCTGCATCATCCATTCCCTGAGCGAAGCGCATAAACTGCAGCAGGGGGACATACTGGTGGCGGATATTACGAATCCCGACTGGAATTCGCTGTTGCGCAAGGCGGTGAGTATTGTGACCAACAAGGGTGGCCGCACCAGTCATGCGTCTATTGTAGCACGCGAACTGGGCATCGCTGCCATTGTGGGTACCGGTGACGCTACCCGGGTGATTCAAGACGGGCAGATCATCACCGTCGCCAATATTGAAGGAGATGAAGGGCAGGTGCTGGAAGGCAACGTGCCTTTCGAGGTTGCCACCACCGATCTGTCGAAAGTGCCGGAGGTGAAAACAACGCCGATGTTCATTCTGGCGGACCCGGACCGGGCATTTGAATTATCGCATTATCCGGTGGGCGGTGTTGGGCTGTTGCGGATGGAATTCATTATCAATAACAGCATTCTCATACATCCCATGGCGCTGGTGCAATTTGACCAGCTGCCGGAAAGCCCGGTGAAGAACGTCATTGCGCAGATGACTGCAGGTTACGCGAGCAAAACCGGGTATTTTGTAAATCAGCTGGCGGAATCCATTGCAAAATGCGCCGCTGCGTTCTATCCAAGAGAAGTGATCCTGCGGATGAGCGACTTCAAAACCAATGAATATGCTTCACTGATCGGAGGGCAGTTCTTTGAGCCGAAGGAAGAAAATCCGATGATCGGTTTCAGAGGCGCTTCCAGGTATTATGACCCGCGGTATGCGCCCGGTTTCGGGCTGGAGTGTGATGCCGTTCTGAAAGTCAGGAATGAAATGGGGCTGACCAATATCAAAGTGATGATACCGTTTTGCCGCACCGTTAATGAAGCCAGGAAAGTACTGCAAACAATGGAATCATTCGGACTGAAACGCGGCGAGCAGGGGCTGGAGGTGTACATGATGGTAGAGATCCCCGGCAATGTGATACTGGCGGATCAGTTCGCGGAATTATTCGACGGGTTTTCCATCGGCTCCAATGACCTTACACAATTGACCCTGGGGCTGGACAGGGATTCCGATATCGTCAGCCATTTGTTCGACGAGAATGATGAAGCCGTCACTACCATGATCGCACAGGCGATTGCTGCCGCAAAGCGCGCCGGTATCAAGATCGGGCTGTGCGGTCAGGCGCCCAGTGATTTCCCGGAGTTTTCCCGGTTCCTGGTGGAGCAGGGTATCGATTCCATTTCCTTTACGCCGGATGCGCTGATCAAAGGGATCGAAAATATCTCGCAGGCGGAACTTGTTCCGGCAACAGGCGAATTAGTTCATAAACTATGA